The Verrucomicrobium spinosum DSM 4136 = JCM 18804 genome includes a region encoding these proteins:
- a CDS encoding glycosyltransferase family 2 protein translates to MTSFDEKPEQVERSAFLFTVVIPTLNRCETLKDTLESCVREADQGLRILVSDNLSDDRTQELVREFAQRDPRVSCVQPPSRLGVSRHWEFAITQVQEGFVMVLGSDDALLPSAVSRARKLLEDHPGVLVLHGEPAGVYVYPSFENGMGDRLVVTLDSVGAGRLRRSEEWLRRAARAECDVVDLPVVYQHSFVHVSVLQKIIAVSGGLIHSVFPDYFLAVAVATQVDSYLHCAPGFSLPGTSGLSLGAAGFHPGGNRELERAFKADAEIPYHPAVGEVRSVHIAMGETLLRISECGLLKDAPPIAWDRMVAKAMMQFHTEGWGDAEKEHNVKTLQDLAHSLGCAHILPQDDSSAGLVAWSKQLGFALSPPVATTGCELNGQSLGIKGVDQAAMVAEEMMMLCQDPASKEGSTCQNVLAHSLLTQVQGLRKLAGGLAIEVQSLRDESRRRGQERDRAKLELARLKEKTKNRQGAKVKRQPEVRSRVQSFFHLILAKFR, encoded by the coding sequence ATGACCAGCTTCGACGAGAAACCTGAGCAGGTGGAGAGATCTGCCTTTCTCTTCACGGTGGTCATTCCCACCTTGAACAGGTGCGAGACGCTAAAGGACACCTTGGAGTCATGCGTTCGTGAGGCGGATCAAGGACTACGCATCCTGGTGAGCGACAATTTAAGTGATGACCGGACGCAGGAGCTCGTCCGCGAATTCGCACAGAGGGATCCACGAGTGAGCTGTGTCCAACCGCCTTCACGTCTGGGGGTGTCGCGGCATTGGGAGTTCGCCATCACCCAGGTTCAAGAGGGTTTCGTGATGGTGCTGGGCTCGGACGACGCGTTGTTGCCCAGCGCCGTATCTCGCGCGCGCAAGCTGTTGGAGGATCATCCCGGAGTGCTCGTTCTTCACGGTGAGCCAGCGGGCGTCTATGTTTATCCCAGTTTTGAAAACGGAATGGGCGACCGCCTGGTCGTTACTTTGGACTCAGTGGGTGCCGGGAGGCTGCGCCGCTCGGAAGAGTGGCTGCGTAGAGCGGCCCGCGCAGAGTGCGATGTGGTGGACCTTCCTGTCGTCTATCAGCACTCTTTCGTGCATGTGAGCGTGCTCCAGAAGATCATCGCCGTCTCCGGTGGCTTGATCCATTCCGTGTTTCCAGATTATTTCCTGGCGGTTGCCGTCGCCACGCAGGTGGATTCCTATCTGCACTGTGCCCCCGGCTTTTCGTTGCCGGGAACTTCCGGTTTGAGTTTGGGTGCAGCGGGATTTCATCCCGGTGGCAATCGGGAACTGGAAAGAGCTTTTAAGGCTGATGCAGAGATTCCATACCATCCTGCGGTAGGGGAAGTCAGGTCCGTGCATATTGCGATGGGAGAGACCCTGCTCCGGATCAGTGAATGTGGTCTCCTGAAAGATGCCCCGCCCATTGCCTGGGACCGAATGGTGGCCAAGGCGATGATGCAGTTTCACACGGAAGGCTGGGGCGATGCCGAGAAGGAGCACAACGTGAAGACCCTTCAAGACCTCGCCCACAGTCTAGGTTGTGCTCACATCCTCCCTCAGGACGATTCGAGTGCTGGACTGGTGGCATGGTCGAAGCAGTTGGGCTTCGCCTTGAGCCCACCAGTCGCCACCACAGGTTGTGAACTCAATGGTCAGTCACTGGGGATCAAGGGCGTGGATCAAGCCGCCATGGTTGCGGAAGAAATGATGATGCTTTGTCAGGATCCCGCCTCCAAAGAGGGAAGCACCTGCCAGAATGTGCTGGCGCATTCATTGCTCACCCAGGTGCAGGGTTTGCGAAAGCTTGCCGGGGGACTTGCCATAGAAGTGCAGAGCTTGCGCGATGAATCCCGACGGCGGGGCCAGGAACGGGATCGTGCCAAACTGGAACTGGCCCGGTTGAAGGAAAAAACTAAAAATCGCCAAGGTGCAAAAGTAAAGCGCCAGCCGGAGGTGAGGTCCAGAGTGCA
- a CDS encoding class I SAM-dependent methyltransferase, which yields MSTPVKCRSCGSQDLKEVINLGQQPLANNLLSAQDLSKEEPKFPLDVWVCQKCWLMQISHIIPPVTLFSEYVYFSSFSDQMLAHAKQAAGRYTEEFGLGQDSFVVEVASNDGYLLKNFVEANVPCLGFEPASNVAEVARSKGVETRGEFFGKESASGLANERGGADLILGNNVFAHAPEPNDFVAGLAALLKTGGRIVLEFPYGVDMIEKVEFDTIYHEHVFYFTLLPLLPLFHRHGLEIYHVEHLPIHGGSLRIFATQTGKDAVRDSVTALAARESELGVDSLAYYERFSEHAESVKADLIAFLDEQRSQGKEVAAYGASAKGSTLLNFVGTPAADLAFMADRSTYKHGLHSPGLHIQIVPAEELVQRKPDFAILLVWNFAHEIMKQQAEYSSQGGKFVIPLPRLKVI from the coding sequence ATGTCCACACCCGTAAAGTGCCGCTCCTGCGGTTCGCAAGACCTGAAAGAGGTGATCAACCTCGGCCAGCAACCCCTGGCAAACAACCTCCTCAGCGCCCAGGATCTAAGCAAGGAGGAGCCAAAATTCCCGCTGGATGTCTGGGTCTGCCAGAAATGCTGGCTGATGCAGATCTCCCACATCATTCCTCCGGTCACGCTTTTCAGCGAGTACGTCTATTTCTCCTCGTTCTCGGACCAGATGCTCGCGCATGCGAAGCAGGCTGCGGGGCGATACACGGAAGAGTTCGGACTGGGGCAAGACAGCTTCGTTGTTGAAGTGGCCAGCAATGATGGCTACTTGCTCAAGAACTTTGTGGAAGCCAACGTCCCATGCCTGGGGTTTGAACCGGCTTCCAATGTGGCTGAGGTGGCGCGCAGCAAGGGCGTGGAGACCCGCGGGGAGTTTTTTGGGAAAGAGTCTGCTTCTGGGCTGGCGAATGAAAGAGGCGGGGCGGACCTGATCCTTGGAAACAACGTGTTCGCGCATGCTCCGGAGCCAAATGACTTCGTGGCGGGGCTAGCGGCATTGTTGAAAACTGGCGGCAGGATAGTCCTCGAATTTCCCTACGGGGTAGATATGATTGAGAAGGTCGAGTTTGACACCATCTACCACGAGCATGTCTTCTACTTCACCCTGCTGCCGCTGCTCCCGCTGTTTCACAGGCACGGGCTGGAGATCTATCACGTGGAGCACCTGCCCATCCATGGAGGGTCACTCCGAATTTTTGCCACCCAGACAGGGAAGGATGCGGTGCGTGATTCTGTCACTGCGCTCGCGGCGCGGGAGTCCGAACTGGGGGTGGACTCGCTTGCCTACTATGAGCGGTTCAGCGAACACGCAGAAAGCGTTAAAGCTGATCTGATTGCATTCCTGGATGAGCAGCGGTCGCAAGGCAAGGAGGTGGCAGCCTACGGTGCTTCTGCAAAAGGAAGCACCCTGCTGAACTTTGTGGGAACTCCTGCGGCTGACCTGGCGTTCATGGCAGACCGCAGCACCTACAAACACGGTCTTCACAGCCCCGGGCTGCACATTCAGATCGTCCCTGCGGAGGAGTTGGTCCAGCGGAAACCGGATTTTGCCATCCTCCTGGTGTGGAACTTTGCGCACGAGATCATGAAACAACAGGCGGAGTATTCCTCCCAGGGAGGCAAGTTTGTAATCCCACTGCCGCGGCTAAAGGTCATCTAG
- a CDS encoding glycosyltransferase family 2 protein — protein MTFFSVIIPTSNRCHTLEQTIRSCMAQDDEHLRIVVSDNHSTDATRDVVEGLAKKDARILYQQPPHRMSLAAHWEYCLMNQSAGQYAMLLGSDDALLPGCMKRARAALHEHPGIEVLHSYPCPAYYYDDSQSPNAGKLFMVLRQGHEIRQSSDWLRQVAEARAEITQLPFPYQQSWVKTDVFQRIISRTGRLIHSPMPDLFLAVAVAAVTDSYLSVYPGFGLGGYSASSNGSATTQPRGDRKLEDQFYAENEITLHKKVNYSRSLPVLVGEVLLQARDKGLLPSDMTIAWEKFIARAWVECHSWDWSPEETAENAAALTRLAEAMDCVEVMQQSRTFRSISDWEASTEWLINWPHYPIDLALDVRPLQIRGVDEVAELVEDILQCAGPEGPIPAKAIARVIDQRFGRFSEAPDAGQNKLLHSVVIKNLELQLELQESANLITRLRAESARRAQERDKAKAKSREYREQIDRMRKEKVK, from the coding sequence ATGACCTTCTTCTCAGTTATCATCCCCACCAGCAATCGCTGCCACACCCTGGAGCAGACCATCCGCTCGTGCATGGCTCAGGATGATGAGCATCTCCGGATCGTCGTCAGCGACAACCACAGCACCGATGCCACGCGGGATGTGGTGGAGGGACTGGCAAAAAAGGATGCCCGCATCCTGTATCAACAGCCGCCTCATAGGATGTCGCTTGCCGCCCACTGGGAGTATTGCCTGATGAATCAGAGTGCGGGGCAATACGCCATGCTGCTGGGGTCAGATGATGCACTGCTGCCAGGTTGCATGAAGCGGGCTCGTGCAGCTCTTCATGAGCATCCCGGCATCGAGGTGCTTCACAGCTATCCTTGTCCAGCCTACTATTACGATGATTCCCAGTCGCCCAATGCGGGCAAGCTCTTCATGGTCCTGCGACAGGGCCATGAGATTCGTCAATCAAGTGACTGGCTTCGCCAGGTGGCCGAGGCCAGGGCCGAGATCACGCAGTTGCCGTTCCCCTATCAGCAGAGCTGGGTGAAGACGGACGTGTTTCAGCGGATCATCTCCAGAACGGGTCGGCTCATTCATTCACCCATGCCTGATTTGTTCCTCGCGGTCGCGGTGGCGGCGGTGACGGATTCATACTTGTCTGTTTACCCCGGCTTCGGGCTTGGCGGGTACTCGGCCTCAAGCAATGGGAGCGCTACCACGCAACCTCGCGGCGATCGCAAGCTGGAGGACCAGTTCTATGCCGAGAATGAAATTACACTGCACAAGAAGGTGAATTACTCGCGGTCCCTCCCCGTCTTAGTCGGTGAGGTGCTCCTACAGGCCCGGGACAAAGGACTGCTGCCATCGGACATGACCATTGCATGGGAGAAATTCATCGCCCGCGCTTGGGTGGAATGTCACTCTTGGGATTGGTCCCCGGAAGAAACGGCTGAAAACGCCGCTGCTCTTACCAGGCTGGCGGAAGCCATGGACTGCGTGGAGGTAATGCAACAGTCTCGGACCTTCAGGTCTATCTCGGACTGGGAGGCGTCCACAGAATGGCTGATCAACTGGCCACATTATCCCATTGATCTCGCCTTGGATGTTCGCCCTCTACAGATCCGTGGGGTGGATGAAGTGGCTGAGCTCGTGGAAGACATTCTCCAGTGCGCGGGCCCGGAAGGGCCCATCCCAGCCAAGGCGATTGCACGGGTGATTGACCAGCGGTTCGGGCGTTTCTCCGAGGCCCCCGACGCAGGCCAAAACAAACTGCTTCATTCTGTGGTAATAAAAAATCTCGAGTTGCAATTAGAGCTACAAGAGTCTGCCAACCTGATCACGCGACTCCGTGCCGAATCGGCCCGGCGCGCGCAGGAGAGGGACAAGGCCAAAGCGAAGAGCAGAGAATACCGTGAACAGATCGACCGCATGCGGAAGGAAAAGGTAAAATAG
- the rfbG gene encoding CDP-glucose 4,6-dehydratase produces the protein MVKPFDNIYEGKRVLVTGHTGFKGAWMSLWLHALGAEVSGYSLPPASSQSLFSLLAPDLFRESVLADVRDGNCLKGAIARIRPEIIFHLAAQPLVGLSYKQPLDTFTTNALGTALLLESLRDIKAECAVVVVTSDKCYRNDNSGIPFKESDPLGGSDVYSMSKAATELVVSSWHSSFFKNNADLGALATGRAGNVVGGGDYAEDRIVPDLVRSYVSKEALVLRRPHATRPWQHVLESLSGYLSLGQRLLSSPNKEELLSFNFGPDPDAERSVQELVDQWGQEWPSEFSVKTDSQPAYAEAYKLGLDHSLATATLGWKPVWDFAKTVKSTAEWYRLRHEGSASTEMMVAFTRSQIASYVADAAAKKISWAN, from the coding sequence ATGGTAAAGCCCTTCGACAACATCTACGAGGGTAAACGGGTTCTCGTTACCGGTCACACGGGGTTCAAGGGAGCGTGGATGTCCCTGTGGCTGCATGCATTGGGTGCTGAAGTCAGCGGGTATTCGCTGCCGCCAGCATCCTCCCAGTCCCTGTTCTCCCTGCTCGCGCCTGATTTGTTCAGGGAATCGGTGCTGGCGGATGTGAGGGATGGCAACTGCCTGAAGGGCGCCATCGCCCGCATACGGCCTGAGATCATCTTCCATCTTGCGGCGCAACCCCTTGTGGGGCTGTCGTACAAACAGCCACTAGACACCTTCACCACCAATGCGCTGGGCACCGCGCTGCTGCTGGAGAGTCTGAGGGATATCAAGGCGGAGTGCGCAGTGGTCGTGGTAACCAGTGACAAATGCTACCGCAACGACAACAGCGGCATCCCGTTCAAGGAGAGTGACCCGTTGGGAGGGAGTGACGTTTACTCCATGAGCAAGGCGGCCACGGAGCTCGTGGTGAGCTCCTGGCATTCGTCGTTCTTCAAGAACAACGCTGACCTGGGCGCACTGGCGACCGGACGGGCGGGCAATGTGGTGGGGGGAGGAGACTATGCTGAAGACAGAATCGTTCCTGATTTGGTGCGCTCCTACGTCTCGAAGGAAGCCCTCGTGTTGCGCAGGCCCCATGCCACCCGTCCCTGGCAACATGTGCTGGAGTCGCTAAGCGGCTACCTTTCATTGGGACAGCGTCTGTTGTCTTCACCGAACAAGGAAGAGTTGCTGAGCTTCAACTTCGGACCGGATCCGGACGCTGAGCGAAGCGTCCAGGAACTGGTCGATCAATGGGGCCAGGAATGGCCTTCTGAGTTCTCCGTCAAAACTGATTCCCAGCCGGCCTATGCCGAGGCCTACAAGCTGGGCCTGGACCACTCACTCGCCACGGCCACCCTTGGCTGGAAGCCCGTGTGGGACTTTGCCAAAACGGTGAAGAGCACTGCTGAATGGTATCGGCTCCGTCATGAAGGCAGCGCGTCCACTGAAATGATGGTGGCGTTCACCCGCTCCCAGATCGCGTCGTACGTGGCAGACGCTGCCGCAAAGAAAATTTCCTGGGCCAACTGA
- a CDS encoding glycosyltransferase family 2 protein, giving the protein MEAPQSHPHYNIVIPVLNRVDTLAATLRSCTSQSGDDIGIIVSDNLSEDGSGEIAEAFAREDSRIEVVRPPRRLGQARHWEFALKHVRRGFFILLGADDALLPDSVSRVRALTALYPEVQAFHGVYPPMYTYPEVGNSHAGHLTLSLSPLLETRSSAEWLRRLLEGEGSVLDLPFAYGMAWMNISILRGVEAKTGSMIPCRTPPVFLAIIAALACEKFLCVVPGFGCPAASASSIGISVHSPSGDRRKDQQYFEETGIEVKDVSFHPFIGHSRSEHMHVAETLLTMREHGLLQPELPVRWDRLVANAHRELAAGAWTLQDREANLAHLMKASQHLDCEHIMKLALEHPDPSAWQSALPFALAPTYRPPSLLTLDLRPLGVKDVLGASQVAGLLLADLQPSGGPDLPFTPIEDPGFNPTTIEVLGGISSVARMVCGLQEELAKRTAESTRRGAERDRAKSQVQALRKEVAALKVSLSDSQRTPKGGWIQRVLRRGV; this is encoded by the coding sequence ATGGAAGCGCCCCAATCCCATCCTCACTACAACATCGTCATCCCGGTACTCAACCGGGTTGATACGCTTGCTGCGACCCTTCGCTCCTGCACCAGCCAGTCTGGAGATGACATCGGAATCATCGTCAGTGACAACTTGAGTGAAGATGGGTCCGGGGAAATCGCGGAAGCTTTTGCCCGTGAGGACTCACGAATCGAAGTGGTGCGGCCACCCCGTCGTCTGGGGCAGGCGAGGCATTGGGAGTTTGCCCTCAAACATGTCAGGAGGGGCTTTTTCATTCTTCTTGGTGCCGATGATGCCCTGCTGCCAGACAGTGTGTCCAGAGTACGGGCACTGACAGCGCTTTATCCGGAGGTGCAGGCCTTTCATGGGGTGTATCCCCCCATGTACACTTATCCCGAGGTGGGCAACTCCCACGCCGGGCATCTGACGCTTTCTCTCAGCCCGCTGTTGGAGACAAGATCGTCCGCAGAGTGGCTGAGGCGGCTGTTGGAAGGAGAGGGTTCCGTTCTGGATCTCCCCTTTGCTTACGGCATGGCCTGGATGAACATTTCGATCTTGCGGGGAGTAGAGGCAAAAACAGGATCTATGATCCCGTGTCGCACGCCGCCCGTCTTTCTTGCGATCATTGCCGCCCTTGCATGTGAAAAGTTTCTCTGTGTCGTCCCTGGATTTGGATGTCCCGCGGCCTCGGCCAGCAGCATCGGGATCAGTGTGCACAGCCCCTCTGGAGACCGGAGGAAGGATCAGCAGTACTTCGAGGAGACCGGCATTGAGGTCAAAGATGTCTCGTTTCATCCTTTTATAGGCCACTCTCGTTCTGAGCACATGCACGTTGCAGAGACCCTCCTGACGATGCGGGAGCACGGGCTTCTACAGCCGGAGTTGCCCGTCAGATGGGATCGCCTGGTGGCAAATGCCCACCGCGAACTGGCCGCCGGTGCCTGGACCCTTCAGGATCGGGAGGCGAACTTGGCTCACTTGATGAAGGCATCCCAGCATCTGGATTGTGAGCACATCATGAAGCTGGCGCTTGAACATCCCGATCCCTCAGCATGGCAATCGGCCCTTCCCTTTGCGCTGGCCCCCACCTACCGCCCGCCGTCGCTGCTCACTCTCGATCTGCGGCCCTTGGGCGTCAAAGACGTTTTGGGCGCTTCACAAGTCGCCGGTCTGCTCCTTGCAGATCTCCAGCCCAGTGGTGGTCCCGATCTGCCCTTCACCCCTATTGAAGATCCGGGTTTCAACCCCACCACGATCGAGGTTCTGGGCGGGATCTCCTCCGTGGCGCGCATGGTCTGCGGGCTCCAGGAGGAGCTAGCCAAACGAACGGCTGAATCAACGCGGCGGGGGGCTGAAAGGGACCGGGCGAAGTCCCAGGTACAAGCCCTGCGCAAGGAGGTGGCGGCTTTGAAGGTGAGTCTGAGTGACTCACAACGAACCCCCAAAGGCGGCTGGATCCAGCGTGTGCTGCGGAGAGGCGTTTGA
- a CDS encoding NAD-dependent epimerase/dehydratase family protein — MKLFVTGATGFIGQSFCRIAAERGHQVLGLSRNVHRPSQDSCELIEGSLDKVPWGKVRAFSPDALVHLAWLVKPGTVNSPENEALMAQSAKLFEAAVGAGVSHIAGTGTCIEYAPSSDRLDEETSPLGPETAYSRAKLATLGHLKRLASTVHISWSWYRIFYVYGAGEHPDRLSASILQRLSQRHDVVLRTPQSVKDYIHVDDVASAMIWGLERNLNGPINIGSGEGIRIVDFARAAAAVLGIEADHIKDSQPPAVDPFPVTVADISKLRASGWEPQVTLQQGLRGMAALL, encoded by the coding sequence ATGAAGCTTTTTGTGACGGGTGCCACCGGATTCATTGGGCAGTCGTTCTGTAGAATTGCTGCAGAACGCGGGCATCAGGTGCTGGGGCTTTCAAGAAATGTCCATCGGCCGTCCCAGGATTCTTGTGAGTTGATCGAGGGCTCTCTGGACAAGGTGCCATGGGGAAAGGTTCGAGCCTTTTCCCCGGATGCCTTGGTTCATCTCGCCTGGCTGGTCAAGCCAGGGACGGTGAACTCACCGGAAAATGAGGCGCTTATGGCACAGTCTGCGAAATTGTTCGAGGCCGCAGTAGGTGCAGGCGTGTCCCATATCGCCGGTACGGGAACCTGCATCGAGTACGCTCCCTCCAGTGACAGACTGGACGAGGAAACCTCCCCACTGGGTCCGGAGACAGCGTATTCACGCGCGAAGCTCGCCACCTTGGGCCATCTCAAGCGCCTGGCCTCGACAGTGCACATCAGCTGGTCCTGGTACCGTATTTTCTATGTCTATGGAGCAGGTGAGCACCCCGACCGCCTCTCCGCATCCATCCTGCAACGCCTCTCCCAGCGTCATGACGTGGTTCTGAGGACGCCTCAAAGCGTCAAGGACTACATCCATGTGGATGACGTGGCTTCCGCCATGATCTGGGGGCTGGAAAGGAATCTGAACGGGCCAATCAACATCGGCAGCGGGGAGGGGATTCGCATCGTTGACTTTGCCCGGGCCGCCGCAGCGGTTCTCGGCATTGAAGCGGATCACATCAAAGACTCACAGCCTCCCGCTGTTGACCCTTTTCCGGTAACGGTGGCTGATATCTCGAAGCTGCGCGCCTCAGGGTGGGAACCGCAAGTCACCCTCCAACAAGGCCTGCGAGGCATGGCTGCATTGCTCTGA
- a CDS encoding glycosyltransferase family A protein: MSMFTVVIPTLDRAETLAHTLKSCTIQGGDDFEVLVSDNLSVDNTAEVLAHFQKLEPRLRVVRPRRRLGQATHWEFALGHAQPGFVMVLGADDALLPHCMERARKALERFPDAKVLSSTAGILYFYPNAGGKESGQLNLIDQGERMEVRSSREGLSKLLNADCRVTDLPYPYGCAWMHTSLLDRVRSQTGRLIPCRTPPVFLTLACLAYTDDYVHVDPGFACPGVSAKSIGYSAQHAHGDRERDKEFFEESNIEEKDIAFHPLVGDSRAEHIHVAETLLMAQEAGVLPREPAIPWTKFIALAYRDFQRGEWSERDQKSNLESLQRVSKNMGCGDIIERALELGDISRWKQTLGFTLLEFTIDGASVQMDTTPMKLEGVHEAAHLADTLLQARVESINGRAISTMNLPAEYFLRWLLSSLDGNRTLRAQYNTRCVESDRRAAERERAKALLAEAKSQIRELRTSRPVRAKSLASRLFRRFRMRKPSSEGDAI, encoded by the coding sequence ATGTCCATGTTTACTGTTGTGATACCCACCCTGGACCGGGCCGAGACCTTGGCCCACACCCTGAAATCCTGCACGATTCAAGGAGGCGATGACTTTGAGGTTCTGGTGAGTGACAACTTGAGCGTGGATAACACTGCGGAGGTGCTTGCTCATTTTCAGAAGTTAGAGCCGAGGTTGAGGGTTGTCCGTCCGCGCCGTCGGCTGGGTCAGGCCACTCACTGGGAGTTTGCCCTTGGCCATGCCCAACCCGGCTTCGTGATGGTGCTGGGGGCGGACGATGCCCTGTTGCCGCATTGCATGGAGCGCGCGAGGAAAGCGCTGGAACGATTCCCTGACGCGAAGGTCCTCTCCAGTACCGCAGGCATCCTCTACTTCTACCCCAATGCGGGTGGCAAAGAGTCCGGACAGCTCAACTTAATTGATCAAGGGGAGCGCATGGAAGTCAGGAGTTCTCGAGAAGGGCTCTCGAAGCTCCTCAATGCGGACTGCCGGGTGACGGATCTGCCTTATCCCTATGGCTGTGCCTGGATGCACACCAGCCTTCTGGATCGAGTGCGCTCCCAAACCGGGCGTCTGATACCGTGTCGGACGCCACCTGTCTTCCTCACACTAGCCTGCCTTGCCTACACGGATGACTACGTGCATGTGGATCCGGGCTTCGCCTGTCCCGGTGTGTCAGCCAAGAGCATTGGGTACAGCGCCCAACATGCTCACGGGGATCGGGAGCGTGACAAGGAGTTCTTTGAAGAGAGCAATATTGAGGAGAAAGACATCGCCTTTCATCCCCTGGTGGGCGACTCGCGTGCAGAACACATCCACGTTGCAGAGACCCTCCTGATGGCCCAGGAAGCAGGGGTGCTTCCCCGTGAGCCAGCCATTCCCTGGACCAAGTTTATTGCGCTTGCCTACCGGGATTTTCAACGTGGAGAGTGGAGTGAAAGGGATCAGAAGTCGAATCTGGAATCACTGCAACGGGTCAGCAAGAACATGGGGTGTGGCGACATCATTGAGAGGGCTCTGGAACTAGGCGACATCTCTCGTTGGAAGCAGACCTTGGGATTTACCCTGCTGGAGTTCACCATTGACGGGGCGAGCGTCCAGATGGATACCACTCCCATGAAATTGGAGGGCGTGCATGAAGCCGCTCACCTGGCGGACACACTTCTCCAGGCGCGGGTAGAGAGTATCAACGGACGGGCGATTTCTACCATGAATCTTCCTGCTGAATACTTCCTCCGCTGGCTTCTCAGTTCACTGGATGGGAACCGAACACTACGGGCTCAGTACAATACGCGGTGTGTCGAATCAGACCGGCGCGCCGCAGAAAGGGAGCGTGCAAAGGCGCTGCTGGCGGAGGCGAAATCACAGATCCGTGAATTGAGGACCTCCAGGCCGGTCCGGGCAAAGAGCTTGGCAAGCCGTCTCTTTCGCAGATTCAGGATGCGCAAACCGTCGAGTGAGGGGGACGCCATTTAA
- a CDS encoding glycosyltransferase family 2 protein has product MELFTVIVPVLNRVHTIAHTLLSCLVQNDERFQILVSDNHSSDGTYEELVRWAARDARITLIRPPCRMGQATHWEFALEHVREGYFMFLGGDDALLPRCMERARACLAAHPGVKALHSPICVTYLYPDVHGERAGCLTTWPKVGMELRDSGEWLRRVIGGECGILELPYPYAFAWCHMDVLDDVRKKGRLIPCRTPPVFLALAAARYSSQFLMVSPGFAAPGVSRESIGYSCQFPGGDRVQDRKFFREDDIAAKDIPYHPKVGVSRSEHMHVGETLLRAKEAGLLDDSTKIAWDRLVALAYREFAVADWSVEDRQANFASLQIVARNFGCEAMLPELDEKSNMGSWMKQLPFELPRPRASAREIVIDLKPLDVQGVHQAARLGDEILEALVCSKQGSVQEMRCDVRSLSWCFTQIVKTVAATDEVAELLEQLELRTEESKRRAAERDKAKQMVVELNERLKKTKINAAKPSRKLGDRLKRLFSASS; this is encoded by the coding sequence ATGGAACTCTTTACCGTCATTGTGCCAGTTCTGAATCGTGTGCACACGATCGCTCACACGCTGTTGTCGTGTCTGGTGCAGAACGATGAGCGTTTTCAGATCCTCGTGAGCGACAATCACAGCTCAGACGGGACCTATGAGGAGCTGGTGCGATGGGCGGCCAGAGATGCAAGAATCACGCTCATCCGTCCGCCGTGCCGCATGGGACAGGCCACTCACTGGGAGTTTGCCCTTGAGCATGTGAGGGAAGGCTATTTCATGTTTCTGGGAGGGGACGACGCCCTTCTCCCTCGCTGCATGGAGCGGGCACGTGCCTGTCTCGCGGCTCACCCCGGAGTCAAAGCCTTGCATTCCCCCATCTGTGTCACCTACTTGTACCCGGATGTGCATGGGGAACGGGCTGGGTGTTTGACGACCTGGCCGAAGGTCGGAATGGAACTCCGCGACAGCGGTGAGTGGCTGCGCCGGGTGATCGGAGGCGAGTGCGGCATCCTTGAGTTGCCCTACCCGTATGCCTTTGCCTGGTGTCACATGGATGTTTTGGACGATGTGCGAAAGAAGGGCCGCCTCATCCCATGCCGGACGCCACCCGTATTTCTCGCGTTGGCTGCCGCACGGTACAGCTCTCAATTCCTCATGGTGAGTCCTGGATTTGCTGCTCCTGGAGTCTCCCGTGAGAGCATCGGCTACAGCTGCCAGTTCCCCGGAGGGGACCGGGTGCAGGATCGCAAATTCTTTCGTGAAGATGACATCGCGGCGAAGGACATCCCGTACCATCCCAAGGTGGGAGTGTCCCGCTCTGAGCACATGCACGTGGGCGAGACCCTCTTGAGGGCAAAGGAGGCCGGGTTGCTGGATGACAGTACTAAGATAGCCTGGGACCGCCTGGTGGCTCTTGCTTACAGGGAGTTCGCAGTGGCCGACTGGTCGGTTGAGGACCGGCAGGCAAACTTTGCATCCCTCCAGATCGTGGCGCGGAACTTTGGTTGTGAAGCGATGCTGCCAGAGCTCGATGAGAAATCGAACATGGGCTCCTGGATGAAGCAACTGCCGTTCGAGCTTCCCAGGCCGCGGGCTTCTGCACGGGAGATCGTCATTGATCTCAAGCCGCTGGATGTGCAAGGCGTTCACCAAGCAGCGCGCCTGGGCGATGAAATCCTGGAAGCCCTCGTTTGTTCAAAACAGGGCTCGGTCCAAGAGATGCGATGCGATGTGAGGTCGCTGTCCTGGTGCTTCACGCAGATAGTGAAGACTGTTGCGGCAACGGATGAAGTGGCCGAGCTCCTTGAACAGTTGGAGCTGCGAACAGAGGAGTCCAAGCGACGCGCGGCGGAGAGGGACAAAGCCAAGCAGATGGTGGTGGAACTCAATGAGAGGCTCAAGAAGACCAAAATAAACGCCGCCAAACCCTCCAGAAAACTGGGAGACAGACTGAAGCGACTTTTCAGCGCCTCCTCGTGA